A genomic segment from Saprospiraceae bacterium encodes:
- a CDS encoding CoA transferase subunit B yields the protein MLDKKGIAKRIAQELQNGWYVNLGIGIPTLIANYVPEGISVEFQSENGILGMGPFPFEGEEDADLINAGKQTVTLLPGASVFDSATSFAMIRGRHIQLTVLGAMEVADNGDIANWKIPGKMVKGMGGAMDLVASSDNIIVAMMHTDKAGNSKLLRQCTLPLTGVGCVKKVVTNLAVLDVTPEGFKLIERAPGISVEDIIKATEGRLIIAGEIPEMRL from the coding sequence ATGTTAGATAAAAAAGGAATTGCAAAAAGGATAGCGCAGGAACTACAAAATGGTTGGTATGTGAATTTGGGCATAGGTATTCCTACTTTGATTGCCAATTACGTTCCGGAAGGCATTAGCGTTGAATTTCAATCTGAAAATGGCATTTTGGGCATGGGCCCCTTCCCTTTCGAAGGAGAGGAAGATGCGGATTTGATTAATGCGGGCAAACAAACGGTGACGCTCTTGCCTGGCGCCTCTGTTTTTGATTCGGCGACCAGTTTTGCCATGATCAGGGGGCGCCACATTCAATTGACGGTGCTCGGCGCCATGGAAGTGGCCGACAATGGCGATATCGCCAATTGGAAGATTCCTGGCAAGATGGTCAAAGGAATGGGAGGAGCCATGGATTTAGTCGCATCGTCAGATAATATAATTGTGGCGATGATGCATACGGATAAAGCAGGAAATTCCAAACTACTTCGCCAATGTACCTTGCCCCTAACCGGGGTGGGCTGCGTGAAGAAGGTCGTCACCAATTTGGCTGTCTTGGATGTTACCCCAGAAGGCTTTAAATTAATTGAAAGGGCGCCCGGCATTTCAGTAGAAGACATCATAAAAGCAACCGAAGGAAGGCTAATCATAGCAGGAGAAATTCCAGAAATGAGATTGTAA
- a CDS encoding CoA transferase subunit A, whose amino-acid sequence MNKLVENAAAAIKDIEDGMTLMFGGFGLCGIPENCIRALVEKGVSRLTCISNNAGVDDFGLGLLLQQRQIKKMISSYVGENAEFERQMLSGELEVDLIPQGSLAARCYAGGAGIPAFFTPAGYGTEVAEGKEVRIFDGKPHILEAALVADFAIVKAWKGDRFGNLIFKGSARNFNPVMAMAGKITIAEVEEIVEPGELDPNFIHTPGVFVQRIFQGTNYEKRIEQRTVRPKLPS is encoded by the coding sequence ATGAATAAATTAGTTGAAAATGCGGCGGCAGCCATTAAGGATATTGAGGACGGTATGACCCTGATGTTTGGCGGATTTGGTTTGTGCGGTATTCCTGAAAACTGCATTAGGGCTTTGGTTGAGAAGGGCGTTTCTCGGCTCACTTGCATTTCTAATAATGCAGGTGTAGATGATTTTGGTTTGGGGCTTTTGTTACAGCAGCGACAAATCAAGAAGATGATCTCTTCCTATGTAGGCGAAAATGCAGAATTTGAGCGGCAGATGTTGAGTGGCGAGTTGGAGGTGGATTTGATTCCGCAAGGTTCGCTGGCGGCGCGTTGTTATGCGGGGGGGGCAGGCATTCCGGCCTTTTTCACGCCTGCCGGTTATGGCACCGAAGTCGCTGAGGGCAAGGAGGTTAGGATCTTCGACGGCAAACCTCATATCCTGGAAGCTGCTTTGGTAGCAGATTTCGCCATTGTAAAAGCCTGGAAGGGTGACCGTTTTGGCAACCTTATTTTCAAAGGCAGTGCCCGCAATTTCAACCCCGTCATGGCCATGGCTGGCAAAATCACCATTGCCGAAGTCGAAGAAATTGTAGAACCCGGCGAGCTCGACCCCAACTTTATTCATACTCCTGGTGTTTTTGTACAAAGGATATTTCAGGGAACGAACTATGAAAAACGGATTGAGCAAAGGACCGTCCGACCTAAATTACCATCTTGA
- the fahA gene encoding fumarylacetoacetase encodes MSNLKSWIRIPENSDFSIHNLPFGIFSTANKGPRAGVAIGDQILDLSVVAASGFWGDLAIDPGVFDRPYLNDFIGLGKAVTNRVRLSLQASLCDQASPLKELAGAFVDQSAATMQLPVQIGDYTDFYSSIEHATNVGKMFRDPENALLPNWKHIPVGYHGRASSIIPSGVPIRRPMGQVMPNGATQPVFKASARLDFELEMAFIIGKESVLGAPIPIEQAEAYIFGMVLFNDWSARDIQKWEYVPLGPFLGKNFASSMSPWVVTMEALAPFRVEGPVQEPAVLPYLSYQGPKNYDIQLEVGIIPEEKEETIVSQSNFKYMYWNMAQQLAHHTINGCNVRVGDVMASGTISGKEESSYGSMLELAWSGSKPITLNDGTSRVFINDNDTVVLRGFGHKAGIRVGFGEVSTKILPNLKV; translated from the coding sequence ATGTCCAACCTTAAATCCTGGATAAGGATACCAGAAAATTCAGATTTTAGCATCCATAATCTCCCATTCGGCATTTTTTCAACGGCCAATAAGGGCCCAAGGGCAGGGGTCGCCATTGGCGACCAAATCCTGGACCTTAGCGTCGTAGCAGCCAGTGGTTTTTGGGGTGACCTGGCTATCGATCCCGGCGTTTTTGATCGACCTTACCTCAATGACTTTATCGGACTGGGAAAAGCCGTGACCAATCGGGTCAGGCTGAGCCTACAAGCTAGTCTTTGCGATCAAGCTTCCCCTTTAAAAGAGCTGGCAGGTGCATTTGTTGACCAATCGGCTGCCACGATGCAGCTCCCCGTTCAAATTGGCGACTACACCGATTTTTATTCCAGCATAGAACATGCCACCAATGTAGGAAAAATGTTTCGCGATCCGGAGAATGCGCTGTTGCCCAATTGGAAGCATATTCCTGTTGGCTATCACGGGCGGGCCTCGTCCATCATTCCCAGTGGCGTCCCGATTCGCCGCCCGATGGGGCAGGTCATGCCTAATGGAGCCACCCAGCCTGTCTTTAAAGCATCAGCGCGACTAGATTTCGAGCTGGAAATGGCCTTTATTATAGGAAAAGAATCCGTATTAGGAGCGCCGATCCCCATTGAACAGGCCGAAGCATATATTTTCGGAATGGTGCTTTTTAATGATTGGTCGGCTCGGGATATTCAAAAATGGGAATACGTCCCCTTAGGGCCATTCTTGGGCAAAAACTTCGCTTCTTCTATGTCTCCCTGGGTGGTCACGATGGAGGCGCTGGCACCTTTCCGGGTGGAAGGGCCGGTGCAAGAGCCAGCGGTACTCCCCTATCTAAGCTATCAGGGACCAAAAAATTATGATATTCAGCTGGAAGTTGGCATTATTCCGGAGGAAAAAGAGGAGACCATTGTTAGTCAATCCAACTTTAAGTATATGTATTGGAATATGGCGCAGCAATTAGCGCATCATACGATAAATGGTTGTAATGTCCGCGTAGGCGATGTAATGGCATCGGGCACGATCAGCGGAAAAGAGGAGTCCTCCTATGGTTCTATGCTTGAATTGGCATGGTCAGGCAGCAAGCCCATCACCTTAAACGATGGCACGTCTCGGGTGTTTATTAATGATAACGATACCGTTGTGCTGCGAGGATTTGGGCACAAAGCGGGTATTCGGGTTGGATTTGGGGAAGTCAGTACAAAAATTCTCCCTAATTTGAAGGTTTAA
- a CDS encoding homogentisate 1,2-dioxygenase — protein sequence MPIYHKLGKLPPKRHTIFKKPDGSLHYEQLFGTIGFDGMSSLLYHLHRPTMVKSIGTSKEVTPKIAIEKNMKALKLIGFEVAPKDDFLESRTPLLVNKDIHIGLAAPRQSLTSYFYKNADADEMLFIHKGSGTLRTLLGNISFAYGDYLIIPRGMIYQIEFDTPENRILYAESFHPIYTPKRYRNWFGQLLEHSPFCERDYKLPAALETHDEQGDFLMKIKKQGHLHELVYASHPFDVVGWDGYNFPYGFSIHNFEPITGRVHQPPPVHQTFETSAFVVCSFCPRLYDYHPQAIPAPYNHSNIDSDEMLYYVDGDFMSRNDIKQGYITLHPGGIPHGPHPGAYERSIGKKETGELAVMIDTFRPLMVTEAAMQIDDGKYYQSWLAH from the coding sequence ATGCCTATTTATCATAAACTTGGAAAATTGCCCCCAAAGCGCCATACGATTTTCAAAAAACCGGATGGGAGCTTGCATTATGAGCAGTTATTTGGTACCATTGGCTTTGATGGCATGTCTTCTTTGCTTTATCACCTGCACCGACCGACCATGGTCAAAAGCATAGGAACGTCAAAAGAGGTTACACCAAAAATTGCCATTGAAAAAAACATGAAAGCCTTAAAACTAATAGGCTTTGAGGTTGCGCCAAAGGATGATTTCCTGGAGAGCAGGACGCCCCTGTTGGTCAATAAAGACATCCATATTGGCCTGGCTGCTCCCCGGCAATCCCTGACCAGCTACTTTTATAAGAATGCCGATGCCGATGAAATGCTTTTTATCCATAAAGGCTCCGGTACCTTGAGGACTTTACTCGGCAATATTTCTTTTGCATATGGCGATTACCTGATTATCCCAAGGGGAATGATCTATCAAATTGAGTTTGATACCCCCGAGAATCGAATCCTGTATGCCGAATCTTTTCATCCCATTTATACCCCAAAACGCTATCGCAATTGGTTCGGGCAATTGCTGGAGCACTCCCCTTTTTGCGAAAGAGACTACAAACTCCCAGCGGCCCTGGAAACCCATGATGAACAAGGGGATTTTCTCATGAAAATTAAGAAACAAGGGCATTTGCACGAGTTGGTCTATGCTTCGCATCCCTTTGATGTGGTGGGTTGGGATGGATATAATTTCCCCTATGGGTTCTCGATTCACAATTTTGAACCCATTACGGGCAGGGTGCACCAGCCACCACCGGTACACCAGACCTTCGAGACAAGTGCCTTCGTGGTTTGCTCCTTTTGCCCACGTTTATATGATTACCATCCTCAGGCCATTCCAGCGCCCTATAACCACTCGAATATTGATTCGGATGAGATGCTCTATTATGTCGATGGTGATTTTATGAGCCGAAATGATATTAAACAAGGTTATATTACCCTGCATCCTGGCGGGATCCCTCATGGCCCGCATCCGGGCGCTTATGAGCGGAGTATTGGCAAAAAGGAAACCGGAGAATTAGCGGTGATGATTGATACCTTCCGCCCTTTAATGGTCACGGAAGCGGCCATGCAAATTGATGATGGGAAATATTACCAGTCTTGGTTAGCACATTAA
- a CDS encoding TetR/AcrR family transcriptional regulator — translation MERKITRERFIEESLKLFQEKGFKATTMRDIAQRLNIEAATIYNYIDSKQALLETLLFEIADKFQSGVQHISSSSYAPVDKIKALINLNVRLTTEYPYHVSLLVSDWKHLKEPRKADFIENRASYEDKVRGMVKEGIDTGALRKMDPEIATFSILSAIRWLFSWYTSHPTAINPIELEKQIIDFVLKGVEEGSNMP, via the coding sequence ATGGAAAGAAAGATCACCAGGGAACGTTTTATCGAGGAATCATTGAAGTTGTTTCAAGAAAAAGGTTTCAAGGCGACCACCATGCGGGATATTGCGCAACGCTTAAATATTGAAGCAGCGACCATTTACAATTATATCGATTCAAAGCAAGCACTGCTAGAAACCTTGTTGTTTGAAATTGCTGATAAATTCCAGAGCGGGGTCCAGCACATTTCCTCCTCTTCCTATGCTCCTGTAGATAAAATCAAAGCACTGATCAACTTAAATGTTCGACTTACAACGGAATACCCCTACCATGTTTCGCTACTGGTCAGCGATTGGAAACACCTCAAGGAACCGCGTAAGGCTGATTTTATTGAAAATAGAGCGAGCTACGAAGACAAAGTGAGAGGCATGGTGAAAGAAGGGATTGATACGGGGGCTTTGCGGAAAATGGATCCGGAGATCGCCACCTTTTCCATTCTATCGGCTATTCGTTGGCTTTTTAGTTGGTATACTTCCCATCCGACAGCTATTAACCCCATTGAATTGGAGAAACAAATCATTGATTTTGTATTGAAGGGGGTGGAGGAAGGATCCAACATGCCGTAA
- a CDS encoding sulfite exporter TauE/SafE family protein, producing the protein MFSLFELPAEFQLSTYGWIFALAASFLIGLSKSGIKGIDVVNVTLLALVFGGKASTGIMVPMLMLGDICAVIYYNRHAQWVYLFRLLPWMMAGVLLGVWFGKDLPEATFKQGMAIIIFVSVIIMYWWDRKKNKEVPHQWWFAGIMGSSAGFTTMVGNLAGAFANIFFLAMRMPKDHFIGTAAWLFFIMNIFKAPFHIFFWKTITLDTLALNLRMFPILLLGFGVGIWLVKQIKDEHYRQLILLLTALGAIAIFFK; encoded by the coding sequence ATGTTTTCATTATTTGAACTGCCTGCTGAATTTCAATTATCGACTTACGGCTGGATTTTTGCCTTGGCTGCTTCCTTTTTGATAGGACTTTCCAAGTCTGGGATCAAAGGAATAGATGTGGTGAATGTTACCCTTTTGGCCTTGGTATTTGGTGGGAAAGCCTCTACTGGCATCATGGTGCCCATGTTGATGTTGGGAGATATATGTGCCGTCATCTACTACAATCGGCATGCCCAATGGGTTTACCTTTTTCGCCTGCTACCCTGGATGATGGCAGGGGTATTATTAGGCGTATGGTTTGGCAAAGACTTGCCAGAGGCCACCTTTAAGCAGGGAATGGCCATTATTATTTTTGTCAGTGTGATCATTATGTATTGGTGGGATCGAAAAAAGAACAAGGAGGTACCACATCAGTGGTGGTTTGCTGGGATTATGGGGTCTTCTGCCGGTTTCACCACCATGGTTGGCAACTTAGCAGGTGCTTTTGCCAACATTTTTTTCCTGGCGATGCGCATGCCCAAGGATCATTTTATCGGGACGGCGGCCTGGCTTTTTTTCATCATGAATATTTTCAAGGCACCTTTTCACATTTTTTTCTGGAAAACCATTACCCTTGATACCTTAGCCCTCAATCTACGCATGTTCCCCATTTTGCTATTGGGATTTGGCGTTGGCATCTGGCTGGTAAAGCAAATAAAAGACGAACATTATCGTCAACTTATTTTGTTGTTGACGGCTTTGGGGGCCATTGCTATTTTCTTTAAGTAA
- a CDS encoding LLM class flavin-dependent oxidoreductase, which produces MNTNPPIQVRSRHIEGAEIAWFAPICNGDDELLGTHDFRYKSNWRNTSNILQTADQLGYRNILCPSSYQVGQDTLTFAAAVAPLTQQINLLAAIRCGEVHPPMLARAIATLDHILKGRLTINIISSDLPGTILGSTERYQRSREVIEILKQAWTQDHIDFKGAYYNIQLGTEPVKPYQQNGGPLLYFGGYSPAGVDLCAEHCDVYLMWPETEARIGELMSHMSQKAASYGRTVDFGLRVHVIVRETEAAARAYAQRLMSKIDDEAGKAIRERALDAQSYGVARQSEMREMADEEGYAEPFLWTGIGRARSGCGAAIVGNPDQVLAKIKRYMEMGIRAFIFSGYPHLDECKLFANYVLPQLKTISMPVVQGRIPEKEPLTPLAAGIRR; this is translated from the coding sequence ATGAACACAAATCCACCCATTCAGGTCCGATCCCGCCATATAGAAGGCGCTGAAATAGCCTGGTTTGCCCCTATTTGCAACGGGGATGATGAACTATTGGGCACCCATGATTTTCGCTATAAGAGCAATTGGCGGAATACATCCAACATCTTGCAAACTGCCGACCAACTGGGGTATCGCAACATCCTGTGCCCCTCCTCTTACCAAGTTGGGCAAGACACCCTGACTTTTGCCGCCGCGGTGGCTCCATTGACCCAACAGATCAATCTCCTGGCGGCCATTCGCTGCGGCGAGGTACATCCCCCCATGCTGGCCCGCGCCATTGCCACCCTTGACCATATCCTCAAAGGCAGATTGACCATCAATATTATCTCCTCTGATCTACCTGGCACTATTTTAGGCTCGACCGAAAGGTACCAGCGCTCAAGAGAAGTCATTGAAATATTGAAACAAGCCTGGACCCAAGACCATATCGATTTTAAAGGAGCATACTATAATATCCAATTGGGAACAGAACCCGTCAAGCCCTATCAACAAAATGGCGGACCCTTGCTATACTTTGGGGGCTATTCTCCGGCCGGCGTAGATTTGTGTGCGGAGCACTGTGATGTCTATTTGATGTGGCCAGAGACGGAGGCCCGCATAGGAGAATTGATGAGCCATATGAGTCAGAAAGCAGCCAGCTATGGACGTACCGTTGATTTTGGTTTGCGCGTGCATGTCATCGTCCGGGAGACAGAAGCCGCTGCTCGCGCCTATGCGCAAAGGCTGATGTCAAAGATTGATGATGAAGCAGGAAAAGCTATTCGAGAAAGGGCATTAGATGCACAATCTTATGGCGTAGCCAGGCAAAGTGAAATGCGAGAAATGGCAGATGAAGAAGGATATGCTGAACCTTTCCTTTGGACGGGCATTGGACGGGCGCGGTCCGGCTGCGGTGCCGCAATTGTCGGGAATCCTGATCAGGTGTTGGCAAAAATCAAGCGATATATGGAGATGGGGATTCGGGCTTTTATTTTTTCAGGTTATCCACATTTGGACGAATGTAAACTTTTTGCTAATTATGTCTTACCTCAATTGAAAACCATATCGATGCCGGTGGTGCAGGGGCGCATTCCTGAGAAGGAACCCTTGACACCCTTGGCAGCTGGCATAAGAAGGTAG
- a CDS encoding sodium/solute symporter (Members of the Solute:Sodium Symporter (SSS), TC 2.A.21 as described in tcdb.org, catalyze solute:Na+ symport. Known solutes for members of the family include sugars, amino acids, nucleosides, inositols, vitamins, urea or anions, depending on the system.): MIDLIIVCGYFILIFVTAISGRTGKDVTIEEYFLSSRNLRWPSIALSSIATNISGYQFLGMMGSAYLYGLAQASLEINAVEGILLAAFIFVPLYLKEKVITITQFIKKRLGKTIALFYSLANLAIFSTITLGAALFWGAYAADLVFADYLVVIHEDRIIRIAILILGLGTFSAIYTYFGGLAAVVKTDMIQFAILLFGGLVVLFVAIHHLGGWKQLYVKTPEMMHLHLPADHETLPWIHIFGLFLTNINYWCGNQTIVQRSLAAKSLREAQIGLMAGGVMKYIMAVIIVVPGIALVGILGSKGLTEPDMAFPYLVSTYLPVGLKGVILCALFASLMSTVDSTFNSLATLWSIDIYKEYINKTATDAQVVGAGKKTILVTLFTGVLMGLILLYLKFENPQAAFTHTLNELRYYINCGIVVLICTAAFLVAPKHKWTLAAFLATIPLHLIIIWLFPDMNYFVRAAWVIVLAFSIVIASSASAGWKPWNELIQADSRELRQIGLGLLGSLILLHLIFH, encoded by the coding sequence TTGATCGACCTAATCATAGTTTGTGGTTATTTTATCCTCATTTTCGTAACAGCTATTTCGGGTAGAACAGGTAAGGATGTGACGATAGAGGAGTATTTCCTGAGTTCCCGCAACTTGCGATGGCCTTCTATTGCCCTATCTTCTATTGCGACGAATATCAGCGGTTACCAGTTTTTGGGCATGATGGGCTCGGCTTACCTGTATGGCTTGGCCCAGGCCAGTTTGGAAATTAATGCGGTGGAAGGCATTTTATTGGCTGCTTTTATTTTCGTCCCTTTATACCTCAAGGAAAAGGTTATTACGATCACGCAATTTATAAAGAAGCGTTTGGGGAAAACGATTGCCTTGTTTTACTCCCTGGCCAACCTGGCTATTTTTTCTACCATTACCCTTGGTGCTGCGCTCTTTTGGGGAGCCTATGCTGCTGATTTGGTTTTTGCGGATTATTTGGTAGTGATCCATGAAGATCGGATTATCCGGATTGCGATTTTGATTCTTGGCCTGGGTACTTTTTCAGCTATCTATACTTATTTTGGTGGCCTGGCAGCAGTCGTAAAAACGGATATGATCCAATTTGCCATCCTATTATTCGGAGGCTTAGTGGTGTTATTTGTGGCTATTCATCACCTTGGCGGATGGAAGCAATTATATGTGAAAACACCGGAAATGATGCACCTTCATTTGCCAGCCGATCACGAGACCCTTCCATGGATTCATATCTTCGGCTTATTTTTAACCAATATCAATTATTGGTGTGGAAATCAAACGATTGTGCAGCGGTCATTGGCGGCCAAGAGTCTAAGAGAAGCACAAATCGGTCTGATGGCAGGGGGTGTCATGAAATACATAATGGCCGTGATAATTGTTGTCCCTGGGATTGCCCTGGTTGGTATCCTTGGCTCAAAGGGGTTGACTGAGCCAGACATGGCCTTTCCTTACCTGGTGTCTACCTATTTACCTGTTGGCTTAAAAGGCGTAATTCTTTGCGCGCTGTTTGCCTCGCTCATGAGCACCGTGGATTCTACTTTCAATTCATTGGCTACCTTGTGGTCCATAGATATTTACAAGGAATACATCAACAAAACGGCGACCGATGCCCAGGTGGTCGGTGCGGGTAAAAAAACCATTTTGGTTACGCTTTTTACAGGGGTATTGATGGGCCTTATCCTTTTATATCTTAAATTTGAAAACCCGCAAGCCGCTTTTACCCATACCTTAAATGAGCTTCGATATTACATCAATTGTGGAATTGTGGTGTTGATTTGCACTGCTGCTTTTTTAGTGGCACCTAAGCACAAATGGACCCTAGCTGCTTTTTTAGCTACCATTCCTTTGCATTTGATCATTATCTGGTTGTTTCCGGATATGAATTATTTTGTGCGGGCAGCCTGGGTGATTGTTTTGGCTTTTTCAATCGTGATAGCAAGTTCTGCCAGTGCGGGCTGGAAACCCTGGAATGAGCTCATACAAGCCGATTCCAGGGAACTCCGCCAAATTGGGCTGGGTTTATTGGGTTCATTGATTTTATTGCATCTTATTTTTCATTAG